The genomic segment AAAATCGATGAAGTCGGATTATCTTCCGAATATGTTGACGCCTTCAAGAAATCAAATCCTAAAGAAGTAAAGAGTGCGGTTGAATCGGGTACTTTCTTCCTGTACATCAACCAGAAAACCAATAAAAATTTGAAGAATCTAAATTTACGTAAAGCAATCAATGCAGCGATTGACCGTGACGGACTTGTTAAAACAATCCTGAATAACGGTTCTGTAGCATCCAACTCCGTCGTACCGGCCGGATTTGTTAAAGGCCCGGATGGCAAAGACTTCCGCGCGGACACACCGGATGGCTACCCGGCCGGTGATGCGGCTGCTGCCAAGGAATACTGGAATAAAGCGAAAAAGGAACTTGGTATTTCCAAACTGGAACTGAACTTCCTCAGCCAGGACAGCAGTTCAACACAACAGCTGAATCAGTATGTAGCTAACCAGTTAAAGAAAAATCTTCCTGGTGTAACAGTTAAGATCAATGCACAGCCATGGGCTAACTATCTTGATCTGAACCAGAAATTCCAGTTTGATCTCGCATTCAGCGGCTGGTTCCCGGATTATCAGGATCCAATGACCTACCTCGATATGTGGACGACAGGTCAGCCCCAGAACACAACAGGCTGGTCAAACAAGAAATTCGACAGTCTGATCAAGTCCGCTTCGACAGGTACTGCTGATGTTGCAAAACGCTGGGATACAATGAAGCAGGCGGAAAAAATCATGATGGCTGATTATCCAATTGCTCCTCTGTATCAGTCAGGACATACTTGGGCAGAAAAACCGTATCTGAAAGGTCTTAACTACCCAAGCTATGGACCGGAAATTGACTTCTCCAGAGCTTATATTCTGGAACATTAATTAATAGCAAGTCTTTTCATGCTGGTTGATTTGAAAATTGATGAGAGGGGAGTATATGTCAATCCTGGCGTATACTCTCCTTTCCATTAATCAGAGTTGACAAGTTCAATCTGCTCTATTTGAATCAGACCTTACCCACTTTATCACTTGACAATAAGGAATGAAAGAATAGATAATAGATATTTAATGTATGGGGAGGTTAAATCGTGTTTCGATATATCATGAAGCGGAT from the Sporolactobacillus sp. Y61 genome contains:
- a CDS encoding peptide ABC transporter substrate-binding protein, whose product is MKAKAKWSLVLSFVLALSLVLAVCGGSGSSSNNNGKSSNKLAKDQTLNFAITADIPTLDPTQVTDTTSNNVVQMTMAGLTRMHNNKFEWDMAQGEPEVSADKKVYTFKLRDQNWSDGKPVTAQDFVYGWQRQNDPAAKPAYNFLFASVGVKNAAKIQNPDDPMYGKFQNLGVKALDDKTLQVTLEQPAPPFFYSILSQAQFMPQREDFVKAQGKKYAQTADSLLYNGPFVLDSWKKGSGWTYKKNGDYWNKAKTKLDTVNFKVVKETSTAINLYKTGKIDEVGLSSEYVDAFKKSNPKEVKSAVESGTFFLYINQKTNKNLKNLNLRKAINAAIDRDGLVKTILNNGSVASNSVVPAGFVKGPDGKDFRADTPDGYPAGDAAAAKEYWNKAKKELGISKLELNFLSQDSSSTQQLNQYVANQLKKNLPGVTVKINAQPWANYLDLNQKFQFDLAFSGWFPDYQDPMTYLDMWTTGQPQNTTGWSNKKFDSLIKSASTGTADVAKRWDTMKQAEKIMMADYPIAPLYQSGHTWAEKPYLKGLNYPSYGPEIDFSRAYILEH